The following coding sequences lie in one Thermodesulfobacteriota bacterium genomic window:
- a CDS encoding NAD(P)/FAD-dependent oxidoreductase: MIQKENSDESLHHIVILGGGFGGLYAAKKLAKGKPKVKITIVDKRNFHLFQPLLYQVAAGWLSPGEIASPLRVIFNSYENIFVVKAEVTNIFPKEKKVVFSDGEMSYDTLIVATGSNHHYFGHNDWAKTAPGLKTIEDALAMRRKILLSFEAAERETNPQIQQEWMTFLIIGAGPTGVELAGTIGELSRNTLRTDFRNIDTKNARIILVEGLDQVLPTYPQELAMKAEGFLNKLGVTIKTDTMVTEINGDEAIISRNGSSEVIQSKTILWTAGVKASVLGKALAENSDAELDRSGRVIVNTYLNVPGHEDLFVIGDLAHFGRNPLPGVAPVAMQEGKYVAELILKRLNNKETKPFEYVDKGSLAIIGTTSAVAEIGSLKLSGFIAWLIWAFVHIRYLIEFDSKVVVLFRWAWNYFTRQRGVRLITGEDPFPLVNSGKKE, encoded by the coding sequence ATGATACAAAAAGAAAATAGTGATGAAAGTCTTCATCACATAGTTATCCTTGGCGGCGGGTTTGGCGGATTGTATGCAGCTAAGAAGCTTGCGAAAGGAAAGCCTAAGGTCAAGATTACAATTGTAGACAAACGAAATTTCCATCTCTTTCAGCCTCTGTTGTATCAAGTTGCCGCTGGATGGCTCTCTCCAGGCGAGATAGCTTCCCCACTTAGAGTAATTTTTAACAGCTACGAGAATATTTTTGTAGTAAAGGCAGAAGTGACAAACATATTCCCTAAAGAGAAGAAAGTTGTATTTAGTGACGGTGAGATGAGCTATGACACACTTATTGTTGCCACTGGATCAAACCATCACTACTTTGGTCATAATGACTGGGCGAAAACGGCTCCTGGCCTTAAAACTATTGAAGATGCGCTCGCAATGAGAAGAAAAATTCTCCTGTCTTTCGAAGCTGCAGAGAGAGAAACTAATCCACAGATACAGCAGGAATGGATGACTTTTTTAATAATTGGAGCAGGACCCACAGGGGTTGAACTTGCAGGCACAATCGGCGAGCTAAGCCGCAACACTTTAAGAACTGATTTTCGTAATATAGACACAAAAAATGCTAGGATCATATTAGTTGAGGGGCTTGACCAAGTATTGCCTACATATCCTCAGGAGCTTGCTATGAAAGCTGAAGGATTTCTTAACAAACTTGGTGTCACGATTAAAACAGATACTATGGTTACAGAAATTAACGGTGACGAGGCAATAATAAGCAGAAACGGCTCAAGCGAGGTAATTCAATCTAAAACTATTCTCTGGACAGCAGGGGTTAAGGCGTCTGTATTGGGTAAAGCATTAGCTGAAAACTCTGACGCTGAGCTTGACCGAAGCGGAAGAGTAATTGTGAACACATACCTTAATGTTCCTGGACACGAAGATCTATTTGTAATTGGAGATCTAGCTCATTTTGGTAGGAACCCACTGCCGGGGGTAGCTCCAGTTGCAATGCAGGAAGGAAAGTACGTAGCAGAACTTATCTTAAAGAGATTAAACAATAAAGAGACTAAGCCGTTTGAGTATGTGGATAAGGGCAGCCTTGCGATTATTGGAACCACATCAGCAGTTGCTGAGATCGGGTCGCTAAAATTATCAGGATTTATTGCGTGGCTAATTTGGGCGTTTGTTCATATCAGATATTTAATTGAATTCGACAGCAAAGTAGTGGTACTTTTCAGATGGGCGTGGAACTATTTTACAAGGCAAAGGGGTGTGAGGCTGATCACGGGTGAGGATCCGTTTCCTTTGGTCAATTCGGGCAAAAAAGAATAG
- the tatA gene encoding twin-arginine translocase TatA/TatE family subunit: MIGGLGIWELLIILGILLLIFGPSRLGDLGSSLGKGIKGFRKSMKDDEIDVTPDKDSSKRIEDTDLDKSQSSEHKENVQ, encoded by the coding sequence ATGATCGGTGGATTAGGAATTTGGGAATTACTAATAATTTTGGGCATTTTGCTCTTGATTTTCGGCCCTAGCAGACTTGGAGACCTTGGATCCTCTTTGGGAAAAGGGATTAAGGGGTTTAGAAAATCAATGAAGGATGACGAGATTGATGTAACTCCTGACAAAGACAGCTCAAAGAGAATTGAAGATACGGATCTAGACAAATCACAGTCATCTGAACACAAAGAAAACGTTCAGTAA